A region of the Conger conger chromosome 6, fConCon1.1, whole genome shotgun sequence genome:
CAGCACCGATCAGTCAGGGACGCTGAGTAGCTGGAAAACCCATGTGAAATTACAGGATCTGCTCGCCAAGGTTCAGCTCGTCGTATGGTGGAGACAGGTCAGAGCTACCTCAGCCAATGACGGGCGTGAACATATGTGGGGTGGATGcaaatggttggcgtttatagATGTAACATGTATATTTTGGGTTGGAGGGGGTCATTCCAGCTTACAGACTGGGGATTAAATGCATAGAAGCAGAACAGACACCAGTGGGAGGCATCTCCGTGGCTCTTTTGCGGCTTGCCTTTGTTTAGTGGAAAAAGGCAATTGGATGTGATTGGATCCATTGTACTGTTACACAGCATGACCAAGTTATTGGCACAGAATCACAAAAGCTGGTTTTTGACCGGAGTATTCTttgcacattttttttcaagGCCCTCTTCccatgaaaataatgttttttttgagcAGACTCATGGGAAAGGGCCTATCAGGAACATTCTGGTAGAAGTAACGCACCCATCCTGAATCACACTGGAAGGCCTGTTCATCTTCATGGAAGTAGCAGTCTGCTGTACTGGGGGTGGCTGGCTCTGTGTACTTCCAACTGTGTGACAGAATCAAGAgcttttacttaaaaaaataaataatttaattaatttgtttttaattggaaGTGTGGGTATACCCACTCACCAGCAGGGGGACCCACTGTGTTCAGGCACTGCAGGTAGCCCTATGATAGTGCTTCTTTGGGAGTGGAGGAGATTTCACCATGTTTTTGAAATGAGAATGGGATTGGATCATCTagaagtggtcactgtgtgtgaagGGTCTCATGTTGAACTGCATTGTAACGGCCATCTCTGTAGAATGTGGGTTCAGTGGGTTTGATATGTGCAACCAACACTTCATCAGGATGAAATTTTGATAGTCCTTTGAGTTGACTTATTCTTGTTAACTAAGGTTATTTCCCAAGACTTAAGTTAAATGGTAGTTCTAAGTTAAAGTGTAGTTCTGTGGATTTCTTAATGCTGAACCTagttctaattttttttttgtggcacaAGAATCAATAGCTTGAAAAGGTTTTTGATGTCAGATTATTTTTTATGGCCGTGTAATTTTTCAAATCTGAGAGCTATGTATGTGCTCTGGCCATTTCCCTGTaggatgtgtgtttgcgtgcctgTGAACTTCTCTCAACCTGGAAGGGATACCAAAACTGAGCTCCCTGTGTTTACAGTTTCCCCCCAGTCCCACAGCACTCCCACTCACTatcacagaaataaacatgGCTGCCACATGTGTCCCTGGGGCCGAAGCAGCCCCCTGCTTCTCTCTCCCAGCCACAGACACTCAcctactcactctcactcatttacacactcacgtactcactctcactcatttacacactcacgtactcactctcagtcatttacacactcacgtactcactctcagtcatttacacactcacgtactcactctcagtcatttacacactcacgtactcacTCTCAGTCATTTACACAATCAtttactcactctcactcactcacacactcatttaccaactcactcacatactcatacaatCATTTACTCAAACAgtcactctctcattcactcggactcactcactgactcacacactcactctcactctctcacacactcatttaccaATTCACTGACATACTCATACAATCATTTACTCAAACAgtcactctctcattcactcggactcactcactcactcacacactcactctcactctctcacacactcatttaccaactcactcacatactcatacaatCATTTACTCACACGCTCTTTCATTGACTCAGACtgactcaaacactcactctctcattgactcaaacactgactcacactcactctcgttcactcactcactcactcactcagacactccctcactcactcactgactcactgactcactcccatactcactctctcattcactccaactcactcacacactcactcactcactcattgacTCAAacattgactcacacactctctcattcacccaaactcactcactcacacactccctcactcactcactgactcactcccATACttactctctcattcactccaactcactcaaacactcactcactcattgactcaaacattgacacacacactctctcattcaccaaaactcactcacacactcactcactcactcactcattgactcacacactgactcacacactgactctctcacgcacacacacgtcttCCACCAGTGGCCACCACTCACAGACGCACTGTCCTCATTATAAATAAACGGCACCTCACTGGATGTAAATATCCCGCTAAATGTGGTAATCAGGGCACAGAGGAAGGGTGGCAGGGGCCCAGAGAGGGGGCCGGGGTGTGCAGGGGCCCAGAGAGGGGGCCGGGTGTGCAGGGGCCCAGAGAGTGGGCCGGGTGTGCAGGGGGCCCTGGGTGTGATGGCAGTTTTGGGTGGAGGGATGAGGGCATTTGGGTGGCCGAGCATTGTTTAAGGAGGAATTAGGATTTTGTTCATCTTTTTGAACAGAGAACTTTGTCCTTGTTTTGGTTCTAGAGGGCAACTATTAtctatgtattattttttgtttattatctatgtattattattttggctCTCTCTTAGTCCCTTAGTGAAGGCTATCCTGATTTTGTAATAATGTGACACTAATTTCCATATCCCTGTTGTGAACTGACAATGTGCCTGAGTAtttggtgaaatattaagttttaattgcgtgtttatgtgtgtgattcTTGTTGAAGATAATTCAACAGGTGTatattatctgtgtgtgtgtgtttgtatgtgttttctgtgcaggaattaaccctgtgtgtgtgtgtgtgtgtgtgcactctgtacaggtgtacctgAGGGCTCCCATGATtctgaacggtgtgtgtgtgttttgtacagGTGTACCTGAAGGCTCCCATGATtctgaacggtgtgtgtgttctgtacaggtgtacctgAAGGCTCCCATGATtctgaacggtgtgtgtgttctgtacaggtgtacctgAAGGCTCCCATGATtctgaacggtgtgtgtgttctgtgcaggTGTACCTGAAGGCTCCCATGAttctgaatggtgtgtgtgttctgtacaggtgtacctgAAGGCTCCCATGATtctgaacggtgtgtgtgttctgtacaggtgtacctgAAGGCTCCCATGATtctgaacggtgtgtgtgttctgtacaggtgtacctgAAGGCTCCCATGATtctgaacggtgtgtgtgttctgtacaggtgtacctgAAGGCTCCCATGATtctgaacggtgtgtgtgttctgtacaggtgtacctgAAGGCTCCCATGATtctgaacggtgtgtgtgtgctctggaaAGGCTGGATCGACCTGCAGCGGTTGGATGGGATGGGCTTCCTGGAGTATGATGACGAGAGAGCGCAGGTACCGtatccccagtgtgtgtgtgtgtgtgtgtgtgagagggagagagaggaacgaGCAGTGTGGTCCCCAAGCGCATTCACTAACGCtggcttttttttaaaactttttattttatttattttgttttagaaaACACTTTGCCCATGTCATTGCATGATTTGCATGCCATGATTTGCAGACGCTGTAGTTAGCTAATGTTTGATGCAATCAGCAATTAAGTACAATCTCATTTTATGATTTAGTTTTGTGTTTTAGCAGAAATCATAAAATGACTTGGATTTTGCACAGTTACTACCTActgtgaattatttattttttgtcctttttaCTGAAGAATGTATTGGCTAGGTGGGTAGCTAGGTGTCAGCTAATGCCAAGCTAGTCAAGTATATATAACTACTAAGTTAACTACCTGCAATCTAatttattggcatgacacaGCTAGCAAAAATAGCTTTGACTTGACTGTACACTTGACTTTAGCAGAATACCATAGAGTAGAAGAGAATAGAGTGGAGTTAAGTAGCGTACATTTTGCATAGGAGAGCACACGCAAAAAAACCTGTTATGAAATTGGAGGTATATGGCCATCATGCAGAGTGTCattaagtttaagtttttaaACTGGTGTGTATCTGGACTGTGGCACTGCACTCCAATCATTTACTTCCGGTTAAGGACACAGAGTAGTTAACCATACATTATGCTGCCATAATTAGTCTAACCATAGTTTAACCATGTaggtaaatgaatgaatacttAGTGTACCAGAATCCTTGAGAATTGAGAATCCTTGAGAAGTTTTTGCACGATCATTTTCTTGGCTAGTTACGGGGATATCTGGGGTAGAGCTTGGTGTGGATTTGTCTcaggtaaaaatacatttggggaAACGCTGGGGAGTAGACCGGTGACCCAGGACATCAACATGATCACAGAGGAAAAATGTTTATTGATCTCACTGAAACAATTGGTAACaagaattttaaatatatatcttagtatttttttaaattgataatgCAGTTGGAGAAAATGGCATATTTCTgttgaaagaaagaaattcctaaaacaaaaaatgttttggtgatACTGTGAATTTCAGTCTTTCGGCGTTCTGCTGTACAAAAGGCGGGACTTTTCTGCCCGGGTATATATATGTCGACTAGTTTTGGACAAACAGCTACTCAGACTGCTGTCTTTGCTTTGTGCTGTGTTCCTCCTACCTGAAGGAGGTGTGTCAATGCACATGGCAGAAAGCCCTGCTCATTTGTGATTTTTGTGCCATGCTGTGCCATTTAACTTACCTGTGTCCCcgtgtctctttctctcgcctgtctgtgtgcctgtgtctctgtctgtgctgcctgcctgtgtgtgcgcatatgtgactatgtttgtgtgtgtgtgtgtgtgtatgtgtgcgtgtgtgaatatgttttatgtgtgtgtgtgaatatgtgtgtgtgtgtgtgtgtgaatatgtttgtgtgtgtgtgtgtgtgaatatgtttgtgtgtgtatgtgtgcatgtgtgcatgtgtgaatatgtgtgtgtgtgtgtgtgtgaatatgtttgtgtgtgtgtgtgtgtgtgtgaatgtttgtgtgtgtgtgtttgtgtgtgtgaatatgtttgtgtgtgtgtgcgtgtgtgtgaatatgtgtgtgtgtgtgtgtgtgaatatgtttgtgtgtgtgtatgtttgtgtgtgtgagtatgtttgtgtgtgtgtgtgcgtgtgtgtgtatgtgtgtgaatatgtttgtgtgtgtgtgtgtgtgcgtgtgtgtgtatgtgtgtgaatatatgtgtgtgtgtgtgtgtgtgtgtgtgtgtgtgtgcgtgtgtgtgtgtatgtgtgtgaatatatgtgtgtgtgtgtgtgaatatgtttgtgtgtgtgtgtgtatgtgtgcgtgtgtgtgtgtgtgtgtgtgtgtgtgaatatgttttatgtgtgtgtgtgcatgtgtgaatatgtgtgtgtgtgtgtgtgtgcgtgttcagcaGGAGGACGCCCTGGCTCAGCAGGCCTTTGAGGACGTGCGGAGGAGGAACCGGGATTTCGAGGACCGGGACCGCTCACACCGTGAGGAGCTGGAGGTGAGcgggtgggggcggggtcgCTTGTGCGCTCCACACACTGAGGATCAGACACCCTTGTCTCCAGTTTCACTGGGTCCCTGCCCGGAGGTGCACTCTGTTTGCTTTTGTGTCAAAAGGCACTGACTGTTGAAGAGGAGACAGTGTGGAAACTACTGTTTCCCACTGAAAATGTGTGATGCTCTGTTGATGAATGTTCAGTATGTTTGCACCTGTCCGTGGCTGTGCTtttctgtatgtgcgtgcatgctttTTGTCTGCTTCTTTTGTTGAAGAATAGTTGAGTGTTTTTGTCTGTTCAGTtgaaggggtgtgtgtttgtgtctgtaagtatatatgcgtgtctgtgcttgttttaagtgtgtgtgtgcgtgtgtgcgtgtgggtgtgtgtgtatgtgtacttgcATGCCTGTCATTGATTTCTGCTATACAGTGGTCTGCGTTAAGGTTATATTTATCACAGAAAACCTTTGGTTTTCATTATTAACACTTTGATCTGGACTACCACAGATATGAAGCAGAACATTTTTCTAATGATTTTAAATTGTTTGCACGACAGCAGGTTTAGTGAGAACTGACACAAACCATAATCTATATCAGGAACATCAGTAGCATATGGTCTCCTGAGAtcagcgtttgtgtgtgcgtgtgtgcgcgcgtgtgtcaTTGATAGGGTGCTCAGTTCAGTGCATGAAGAGTTGAATTGAAGTGAACTTCCAGAGATCCAAAGTGCTTCCACAGCTGAAAGAaactaaattgtgttttttaggACCCTGTGGCATCAAAAATCTGGGACTGATGGCATTCAAGGACCAGGGTCTGTCTCTGCTTTTCGCTGTTACTCTACCATGCACTAaaccctgtgtgcgtgtgtgtgcgtgtgtgcatgtatttgtgcatgcatttgcttctgtgtgtgtgtgcatgcaggtgtaagtatgtgagtgtgcaggtcCTTAATTACATGGGTGTGTGATATTGTCAGATCGTTTTTACTTGCTGTGTGTAGCTGCTTCTCTAtgatgtgtgtatttgagtgcatgcatgcctgtgggAGATGTCTCTAGTTAATTGGCTaaaagatggggggggggtgatatcAACAAAGTAACTGAAGGCAAGTTTAATGAtgtagactcacacacacattatataattaattattatgtaaatcatgtaattaagagcagaatgTTTCAGGCATGGGCAGTGCTGGGCATTGGGGAAGTGGTTGGAGTTGGTGGAAAAGCGATAGAGGCTTTAGAGTAAAGGCAGCATGCAGCCAACAACTGATCCGGGATCAGTTTACTCACTCCCAATGCAAATCCCCAGCCATTTTCATCAATCATAGAAACTGATCCAGAATCAGTGTGCCTTGGGGGCAGGCAATTTTCTCTGCACAACAGAGAATTATCATATATTACTGGTTCCGCTGGCTTTCCGGGCGCAGACTGACAGCAGATGTGCCCAATCAGAGTCTCCGTCCAGGAAAAGTGACTTCCCGTGTGGCCCTGTGTGGAGTCGGGTTTCTGGCAGGCGCCAGGGCTTTGGGACACcagcgagagacagacaggcaggcagtcaGGCCTGCTCCACCCACAGCCCTGTCGCTAATAAAGACCAGACTTCAGCACCGAGCATCCTGCCCtactccacccacccccaccccaaaaccgCGCCCCAGCGATCCCACTCCCCCAGGGGCGGGTGGGAGCTGCCCAAAGGCCCACAGCTTGGGACCACATGatcggagggagggagagagagggagagatggaaggagagagggaagtcTGACTTCCTGCAGTCACAGGCAAAAATAGACACCATCCTCTGGATCTAGCAGTAGTCTGACTCAAATGAACACATCCAGTGTAACAGCAATGCTGGCGCTCATGGCACTAGAGAACTGGCTGAAAAAGTTATCCTTAATCCCGCCCACCCCCTATGTAACCACAGTGATGCCAATGTCCACCACAttaagacagagaaagagaatagAGAGTGAGAGTAGAGAGAGATCTGAGGTAAATTGTGGCTGCGATTCTTTGTGTGCATACGTAGACGTCCATGACTGAACAGTTGAACTGCAGTCAAAGACATTACATTTTCCACTATAGATCATTTTTGAAGCGTACTCTAGTTTGTGTAGACGggtaattcaaatatttaaagatATTAGTAAAATATGAGTTGCGTTGAAACAAAGAACCGTTTCTTTCGTGTCCAAAGTCCATCGATAGAGCCGGCCGCCAAGTCCAGTGGCCTGCAGGGAGTGTTCAGCCGCAGTGCGGGGGGAGGGCTGGTTTGGGAGAGGCCCAGGACAGTAATGGCATTCCGTGTGATGGAGGGAGACACAATGGATCGTTCTTCAGATGGGATTAGCGAAAGATATATGGGCTGCCAGTGAAAGTATTAATATATCATTAGTATTGATCTTTTTGATTTGGCTCTTCCATCTGTCCAGTCCAATCTCAGCCTTATTGACCGGCGGGGACAGAGGCCAGCCGCTTGGCTGCCTGCGATCAATAATGTCCCCCTTATACAtgctgtgtgtaagggtgcCCAGTGGTGCCAAAACACACCGCTGTAATGTTCCCCTTATACATAGTGTGTAAGGGTGCCCACTTGTGCCAAAACACACCACTATAATGTCCCCTTTATACATACTGTGTGTAAAGGGTGCCCACTGGTGCCAAAACATACCACTCCGTattgcactttggataaagaggggaaaaaagaaagttaaAGAAAGTTAAAAGCCCTGTCCCAGGCCACACACAGAGATGTGATGTCCCAGGCCCATGCAGTGAAGCAGGGCGGCATTCCAAAACAAGCACAAGTACAACCTAAAATAACTGAGAACTCACAACTGAAACAACCAACACATTTTACTAGTTTAACATGGGCCCAAACAGCACTGCACTGAAGCAGGAGTACACTTCgaggggatggtgtgtgtgtgtgtgtgtgcgtttgcatgtgagtgtgcgtgacaGAACGAGATAaactgagtgcgtgtgtgactgcacgcatttctgtgtatgtgtatgttccAAGTGCATGAGTgcttatgtgtgtttttgtgtgtgtgcgcagtgtgtgcgCCTCTCTCCTCGAGTACACACTCGTGTGCAGAGAACGCACTGTGCGAACCACGGCAGCCTCAAGGTTTTTCTCTTAatttcttaaataaaaaatacatgtttcataaaaatacagaCTCGAATGCACATGAAAATGCGACTAAATTTGAAACAAAACCACCCAGATGTCTTCATTTAATTGCAAACTCTTCTATTACATGTTTTCACGTTACTTATCACTTCTACGTACCTTGGGAGAgaatcctgctgtgtgtgtgtgtgtgtgtgtgtgtgtgtgtgtgtgtgtgtgcacattttctctgtttcacacacacctTGTGTGGGAAAACTGCAAACAATAGACAGAACTGCAATATTATCTTCAAAGAAGGTGCCAGCTTTTCTCCAAAGCGTTTCCGTTGAAGTTTCTGTTGTTCATTAGTAAGACTGCATCTCCTGGCGCGTCCACTATACAAGGCCCTCTTTCATTTGGTCCCCCACTTGTGATGGTCACAGAGTTTTACTACACTACGTGCGCACGGTCACATGGAGTTTCTGTTAGATCCATAGAATTTGCAGGAGTGGTTCTGCAGCTGTACCTCCCTAGCCCTGATACGTGTCTCCATTTTGTGTCTTGGTTCTGTGAATAATGATAGTCAGTGTTACACCAGATGTGAtccagtgtgtgtctctgtgtgtaagtgtgtgtgtgtgtgtgtgtgtgtgtgtgcgcgagagagagagagagagagagagagagagagagagagagaggaagagagagaggaagagagaccaCACGTTGGGCAGATATAAAGGTATTTGACAGGGGAAGATTCCTCCTATGTTTTGTTTTAACAAAGTTAGTTTTGACTGAACGGATTAGCCACTGTTGACCGAGGCAGTTCCGTCCTCATTGGGGGACACACTGACCCTGCATGCAGTTCGATGAGGGAGAGTGATGTCATAAAATAAAGGGCAGCTCTGCCACACGTCCCCATGTCTgctgcctgtctgtttgtctgctgGGGCCtaagtctgtctgtctgcccgccTGTCTGTCTCCATTCCCTACGTCTACATCGGGAGAGATTAAAAcgcagacataaacacacatatctGTGACCGGCAGGCCGTCAtctctttatttttaaagcGGGTAATGTTTAAGATTGCCTCCTGACGAGCCTGTCAAAAAAAGACTGGCTATTTTTAGCCACCGGTCTGAGTAAGCGCTCTGACTCCCCCTGCTGGAGACTGGTGCTCACTGCACACAGTCTTTACTCTGTGAAGCCTTTCTGCTCTGAGCCACATTTGGCCTggatatacacacccacacaccaaccAATTTTGTGGTATTCTGCATCTTAAGCCTCCTACGTGTATTGTATTTGATATTGAGTATGGTGGaatatttcaaaaacatatgtaaatatggggcagcctatagcctatggtggttaaggtatacgactgggacccgcaaggtcggtggtttgatccccagtgtagccatgataagatccacacagctgttgtgcccttgagtaaggccctttaaaaaaaaagaaataaataaacaaaaaagagaTATGCAGAGTTTACCTCTAACATTAACATaagttattcagctgacagtGTTATtcaaagcaacttgcagttgattagactaggcatgGGCCAATCCCCTTCTGGAGGAATGTGGGCTGTATTGATCTTTTCATGGCTACACTGATGCTTGAACcacctttcaggtcccagtctAGCACCCTAGCCACAGGCTACAGGCTTTATAAAGAGCATTTTGTTGGATTTCTAATCCTGTCTTCCCATTATTCTAATCGTGTGTtctctttcctcttctctctcttgctcatgACCATCCAGGCGAGGCGACAGCAGGATCCCAGCCCTGGGTCCAACATGGGCAATGCCGACGACCACAAGATGCGCTAACAACGTGTGCGTGGGGTCAGGGGAGGAAGCAACACCCCTCAACACCTCACCCATCTTTCAGTCAGCCACCCAGCTGTTTACGGGAGAGACCAAAGTCCgctagggagggggggggtttcatCACAGATCATTtcagggggaaagggggggaggggggtatcaGGTGGGTTctgggggtcagggttggggggtgggggtcaatCCTCTCTGTTCTTGGGAGGGGGTTTGCACTATGTATCAGACACAGTTCAGTTCCCACATTGCCTGTCGTATGCATGGAGCTCCTAGCACCTGTTCTATGTCCTGTTTCTTCCTGCCTTATGCaagctttttgtcattttatttttcaagcaCTATTAGaatgaaaaaatggcagtttaattattttattaatattttgtgtgaaaAGTCAGGATGTTtacttttttgtaattttttgatATATAGATATATGTAGGTCAAATTCCTGATTTAATGTCGGACGACAGGAAAACATAACAAGCTCGGAAGTTTTTGAGAtgcaagaaaatgtgtttgtggaAAAAGTCTGTTTTTTGAAGCTGCTCATCTGCTGGGTGAGGAAGGCTTTCCCCGTCCTCATCCTCAGCCTTTCCTCGTCTCGCCCCGTGTGTTAGCATGAGCGTCAGACACGCAGAGGTCACTGAGCATGCTCCGTCTGCAGTGAGGTCATTGGTATTTCCCCCTACCCTGTGAGGTCATTGGTGTTTCCATGGCTGACCAGCAGCGTGATCATAATGCCCAGTGGCGctaaagcagtggtcctcactcctggtcctggagagccgcagggtgtgctgctttttgttttcaccttaatatcagcaaacaattcagacccaagaaaccaggtgaggtgagctaactgtgtaattaactgtaaCAATAAAAGCCTgcagctctcctggaccaggagaGAGAACCACTGTGCTACAGCAACAATGGGAGGACAACACAACATCAGCTGGGTACCTGGAACTCAACAGTTGTGTTCTTGTACCCTTTACGCTCTGTTCTTGTATGCGTACAACCTCTTAGCAGTGTGAAATACATGAAACATGCTTATATGaaatcagtgaaaaaaaaaaaaacggttcccattttaaaaattaacGGTTAGCAATTAGCATTAATTACAGTCAGGCTCCGGAAATCAGCATAATGGACACATTTGCAGCTATGTTTTTCGACGATTTGTGTTTAATGGAAAATGAGAATATCCTCCTTTTGGCTAGCATTTCATATAGGGCACAGCAGTTACAGACAGCTGTTGTAAGATGACTATGATGAATTATGTAGTACAACAGGTGGATGAAGAGTGTCTTGTCAGCTATTGGTACTTTTTATAGTTATATCGGTACAGATAAACCTACTGGTGTTTTAACCTTGGCAACGGAATAACTGACATAACGGCTAATTTTAGCAGTATCGATCCCAAATGGACAAATCAATCGTTTGATTGGCAGATTGTAAACTCACTCAATCGTTTGTTTTCCAGATGACGTTAAGGTGAGGATAAacagaaatgttcttttttccccTGACATTTTACAGGTAGCATCAGTTTTTTTAAGTGGTCTATTTAAGGAACTTGTATTGGAATTTCTCATAAGAGGGGACACTTATTAAAGTCATGCAAGTTTGTGGAAAGGGATGATGGGAAGTGTAGGAAAGGGGTTGGGGAATGGGACAGGAGAGGGGCTTGATGTATCCTTGGGTAGCATGGACTCTGAGGCGTTTTGGTTTGCCCCTCTGCAAGGACAGAGTCTGGCAAgtgctcacacaggcacacagtttCAGAGggcttcattttgttttgtgagaGATTGTTTGTTCTTTCAAATAAAAGGCCAACAAACACCCCAAATTTGGGAGAGGGTGTGTGGTACACTGGTGTCCCTTTTTAGGAGCAGTAACTggcagcattaaaaaaaaaattttttttaaaggtgatGCACTTTTGAATGCTAAGTCGGTCTTGTTTGGCAAAAGCTTACATTTTGAAAACAATCTGCCAATCGCTGAGCTCAAACACCACCTTTTTTCCAAAGCTTACTCTTTCTGTTCATTTGTGCTTCTGTTATAGTTCCACCTCCATTTTGATGGGTCTCTGTATTGTTATTGCGTGTAAATGGGAAACATAACTGCATGTCAATCTTCTGTCATCCCTCTGTGTAACAAAGGCAAGAAATTATGTTGTTTCCCCCCCAATCACAACTGCAGCACTGTCTATGGCCTACCTCCAGCTGCtaccaaattttttttatttttttttttttaagtagttTGGGATTGTTTCCTAAAAATGTGTGGAGCATTGTAGCAGATAATGTTGCCACAGTGTTAGAACAATTTAGTGACAATGCAATCACGGGACTGTAGCTCATTTTCCCAGTTTAATTCCCCTTACCTGTTACTGGTATTGCGTATTGAGGTGAAGGTACTGTATACTTGGCCAAATAATTTGATTAGCTCTTCGATCCCACTACTGCCCTCAAAGCCCTTGGAAAGGGGTGCAGTACTACCCAACTTTCCAGTGTGTGGCCCCCTTATCAGCTGCTCCATAGCGCCCCCCTCTGGAACCCACACAGCACCCTCTCTTCCCTTCCTAATGCTGGCATTAAGGCCGGGACGACACACACAAAATTGTCAGCTGATTAGCTCATGTTaccttttttattgatttattttcttatgtGTTTTTAAGTTATTGATGCCAGTGGAGCTTTGTTTTACTTTCAGGTTCTGTTATGAAGAAATggctatgtgtgtctgtgttaaaaTTATCCATGTGTCAAGAGTTGCCTTATGTGACGAGATTGCTTTTTTGCTACGgtttactttgtgttttattttgtcgGGGGAAAGAACTGTTCATTCGGAagtgttttacttttttcttaATAAACTTGTATCAAACGTTCTGTGTGGTCCTGTTCTAAATAGCATGAATTGGTACAGAAAATGCATATGGAACAAAATCAATGATGCACAGGCTTTGTCaacaattttatatttgatttTATATAGTTACAAGGTTACGTCTGCACATCTTGTAAGCCTTCCTACATATACAGTGTGAATGATGTTTACAaaaaagatcagcagtttctgtgatactgaaaccaccctgtctggcaccaacaattattccattaTTCCAAGTCACttgaatcacatttcttccccattttgacatttggtctgaacaacagctgaacctct
Encoded here:
- the cbfb gene encoding core-binding factor subunit beta isoform X2 codes for the protein MPRVVPDQRSKFENEEFFRKLSRECEIKYTGFRDRPHEERQARFQNACRDGRSEIAFVATGTNLSLQFFPANLHGEQRQAPTREYVDFERETGKVYLKAPMILNGVCVLWKGWIDLQRLDGMGFLEYDDERAQEDALAQQAFEDVRRRNRDFEDRDRSHREELEARRQQDPSPGSNMGNADDHKMR
- the cbfb gene encoding core-binding factor subunit beta isoform X1 encodes the protein MPRVVPDQRSKFENEEFFRKLSRECEIKYTGFRDRPHEERQARFQNACRDGRSEIAFVATGTNLSLQFFPANLHGEQRQAPTREYVDFERETGKVYLKAPMILNGVCVLWKGWIDLQRLDGMGFLEYDDERAQQEDALAQQAFEDVRRRNRDFEDRDRSHREELEARRQQDPSPGSNMGNADDHKMR